One window from the genome of Methylomarinovum caldicuralii encodes:
- a CDS encoding FimV/HubP family polar landmark protein — translation MRKFAKTLAVMGVLTPAGVNALGVGEIKLHSALNQKLLAEIPILAAPGEDPDQIQVHLASPQAFARAGLSRPYDLTRLRFSKPLRKPDGSLVVQVTSTDAIREPFLDFLVQVEWPQGQMLREFTVLLDPPLTYDDVVKVAQTPPGITPGPVQRSRSSATVNAGLSQGQAMAYGPVRRNESLWKIAEKLKPDAAITTEQMIMALYRKNPRAFEHDNVNELKAGVTLKVPEREEILSLSPREARQAFHRHYQNWLAQRAPEPEPQKEAAEDVKQPQLKLEAPKETELAKAETVDIPVVEGPEPAANPATAEELAALRSENEALKARLDALETRLDALLEMKNAALAGVAAAGRTQPAPSQPAPSQPAEAVTPEPAASEAKKPAAPKPSAAVEKAAANSEPATQPPKPKPQTKPRPEIKPRPVSTAQAGESGWGNPLYLSLGGGSLLLLGVAGWLIWRRRALADAQADSLLVDMDTAPAPAVIHAEEKPAEVSAADTAPEAAAVTPVSGVEVAESSFLSEFTPSDFDILEADNEAVDPIAEADVYLAYGRYQQAEELIKQALAEEPANRALQLKLLEIYYANEDADAFEKYVRELQQAGAPQDPEFWSKVEEMARELEIGSDLFSGGDAAPAAAADAKVNKDEAGPEAAVATFDLTDSGAEFPSAAGDTPLTPEEEAKPSGIGESVAATGATTVADEDEELSQGLDFDLGNFNLEALQNQDRDDEDRGPEQVAEEDDNVLAFSVANEAGSGNPETPAEAEEAAQEDEEHFDLTDMDELDTKLDLARAYVDMDDMESARAILEEVLSHGNEKQQQEARELLDRVGMASS, via the coding sequence GTGCGCAAATTCGCGAAGACCCTGGCGGTGATGGGCGTTCTGACGCCAGCCGGCGTGAATGCACTGGGCGTGGGGGAGATCAAGCTCCACTCCGCCTTGAATCAAAAGTTGCTGGCGGAAATTCCGATTCTGGCCGCACCGGGCGAGGATCCCGACCAGATTCAGGTGCATCTGGCGTCACCCCAGGCCTTCGCAAGAGCAGGACTTTCCCGACCTTACGACCTTACCCGGTTACGCTTCTCCAAACCGCTGCGCAAGCCCGACGGCAGTCTGGTCGTCCAGGTCACTTCCACCGACGCCATCCGGGAGCCGTTCCTCGATTTCCTCGTCCAGGTTGAATGGCCCCAAGGACAGATGCTGCGGGAATTCACCGTGTTGCTGGACCCGCCGCTCACCTATGACGATGTGGTCAAAGTGGCCCAGACTCCGCCCGGGATCACCCCGGGCCCGGTCCAGCGCAGCCGTTCCAGTGCCACGGTGAACGCGGGTCTGAGCCAGGGGCAGGCGATGGCTTACGGGCCGGTGCGGCGCAACGAATCCCTGTGGAAGATCGCCGAGAAGCTCAAGCCGGACGCCGCGATCACCACCGAGCAGATGATCATGGCGCTGTACCGCAAGAACCCGCGGGCGTTCGAGCACGACAACGTCAACGAACTCAAGGCCGGCGTAACCCTGAAGGTGCCGGAGCGCGAGGAAATCCTCTCCCTTTCCCCCAGGGAGGCGCGGCAGGCGTTTCATCGCCATTATCAAAACTGGCTCGCCCAGCGCGCGCCGGAACCTGAGCCCCAGAAGGAAGCAGCAGAGGATGTCAAGCAGCCCCAGCTGAAGCTGGAAGCGCCGAAGGAAACCGAACTCGCCAAGGCCGAGACGGTCGACATCCCGGTGGTGGAAGGCCCGGAACCGGCCGCCAATCCGGCCACGGCTGAAGAGCTGGCGGCGTTGCGGTCCGAGAATGAAGCCCTGAAGGCCCGTCTCGACGCCCTGGAAACTCGCCTCGACGCGCTGCTGGAGATGAAGAATGCCGCCCTGGCCGGCGTCGCCGCTGCCGGACGCACGCAACCGGCGCCTTCCCAGCCGGCACCTTCCCAACCGGCGGAAGCGGTGACGCCGGAACCTGCAGCGTCCGAGGCGAAAAAACCGGCGGCCCCCAAACCCTCCGCTGCGGTGGAGAAAGCCGCGGCCAATTCGGAACCGGCCACGCAACCGCCGAAACCAAAACCCCAAACCAAACCGCGACCTGAAATCAAACCACGGCCGGTTTCGACCGCCCAGGCCGGAGAATCCGGCTGGGGTAATCCGCTCTACCTGTCTCTGGGTGGTGGCAGCCTGCTGCTGCTGGGCGTGGCCGGCTGGTTGATCTGGCGTCGCCGTGCCCTGGCGGACGCCCAGGCGGACAGCCTGTTGGTGGATATGGACACAGCGCCAGCGCCCGCTGTGATCCACGCCGAGGAGAAGCCGGCCGAGGTTTCCGCCGCTGACACCGCGCCGGAAGCGGCGGCCGTTACGCCGGTCAGCGGGGTCGAGGTGGCGGAAAGCTCCTTCCTCAGCGAATTCACGCCGAGCGATTTCGACATTCTCGAGGCAGACAACGAGGCCGTCGATCCCATCGCCGAAGCCGATGTCTATCTGGCCTACGGGCGTTATCAGCAGGCGGAGGAATTGATCAAACAGGCCCTGGCGGAGGAGCCGGCCAATCGTGCGCTGCAGTTGAAGCTGCTGGAAATCTACTACGCCAACGAAGACGCCGATGCCTTCGAGAAGTATGTCCGTGAGCTACAGCAGGCCGGCGCCCCGCAGGATCCCGAATTCTGGAGCAAGGTCGAGGAGATGGCCCGCGAACTGGAGATCGGGAGCGATTTGTTCAGCGGGGGCGATGCAGCCCCGGCCGCAGCGGCCGACGCTAAGGTCAATAAGGACGAAGCCGGCCCTGAAGCGGCTGTCGCGACTTTCGATCTGACCGATAGCGGCGCAGAATTCCCCTCAGCGGCCGGGGATACGCCGCTTACCCCGGAAGAAGAAGCGAAGCCTTCCGGCATCGGGGAATCAGTGGCTGCGACCGGAGCGACGACAGTGGCCGACGAGGATGAGGAACTGTCCCAGGGGCTGGATTTCGACCTGGGGAATTTCAATCTGGAAGCGCTGCAGAACCAGGACCGGGACGACGAAGATCGCGGGCCGGAGCAGGTCGCCGAAGAAGACGACAACGTGCTGGCGTTTTCCGTTGCCAACGAAGCCGGTTCGGGGAATCCGGAAACACCGGCGGAAGCAGAGGAAGCAGCCCAGGAGGACGAGGAACACTTCGACCTCACCGACATGGACGAGCTGGACACCAAGCTGGATCTGGCCCGGGCCTACGTCGATATGGACGATATGGAATCGGCCCGGGCCATTCTGGAGGAAGTGCTCAGCCACGGAAACGAAAAACAGCAGCAGGAGGCCAGGGAGTTGCTGGACCGGGTCGGCATGGCTTCTTCCTGA
- a CDS encoding Hpt domain-containing response regulator, with protein sequence MPASVLVVEDDEITSLILTTQLQQWGLEVQVATTAEAACTRMQTQAFALALVDLQLSAQRGETVVERLRRTQGPNRTIPVIAISGNLDPDAEKRLKAAGFDGSLVKPITPERLRKTVAAFLPLPQADIPNCPRPRALQRKFLAELPASLNQIEDLLYRQQWDEARPRVHQLRGGAGFCGFAELHRLAGELEAALAQADPSHVERIWNELKKTARHLDDGGPAASQRD encoded by the coding sequence ATGCCCGCATCCGTACTCGTCGTCGAAGACGATGAAATCACCAGCCTGATTCTGACGACCCAGCTGCAACAATGGGGCCTGGAAGTCCAGGTGGCGACCACCGCCGAGGCAGCCTGCACCCGGATGCAGACGCAGGCGTTCGCACTGGCGCTGGTCGATCTGCAACTGTCGGCGCAACGGGGGGAAACGGTGGTGGAACGGCTGCGCAGGACCCAAGGTCCCAATCGAACGATTCCGGTGATCGCCATCTCCGGCAACCTGGACCCGGATGCCGAAAAACGCTTGAAAGCGGCGGGATTCGACGGCTCGCTGGTCAAGCCCATCACCCCGGAACGGCTGCGAAAAACGGTAGCGGCTTTCCTGCCGCTGCCGCAGGCAGACATCCCCAACTGCCCCCGCCCCCGAGCGCTGCAACGGAAATTCCTCGCCGAACTGCCTGCATCCCTGAATCAGATCGAGGATCTTTTGTACCGTCAGCAATGGGACGAAGCCCGGCCCCGTGTTCACCAGCTGCGGGGCGGCGCCGGCTTTTGCGGCTTTGCCGAACTCCACCGGCTCGCCGGGGAACTGGAAGCCGCGCTGGCGCAGGCGGATCCTTCACACGTCGAACGCATCTGGAACGAACTCAAGAAAACGGCCCGCCATCTCGACGATGGCGGGCCGGCCGCATCCCAAAGAGATTGA
- a CDS encoding flagellar basal body-associated FliL family protein, whose translation MAENDDLDLGEEKKSSKKWLIIAAVLVLLLGGGGAALFFLGLPPFSGGTKAADDETAAEEAEKPGKSPKEAHFYEFKPFIVNFPPGGGARYLQVGFSALAFDEDSIEAIQKHAPMMRNNLLLLLGRYKPEDLNSAQGKEALRQGITEEIQKVLDLQSDGGKVEGVFFTQFVMQ comes from the coding sequence ATGGCAGAAAACGACGATCTGGATCTGGGGGAGGAAAAGAAGTCCTCCAAAAAGTGGCTCATCATCGCCGCAGTGCTGGTGCTGCTGCTGGGCGGCGGTGGGGCGGCCCTGTTCTTCCTCGGGCTGCCGCCTTTCAGCGGCGGGACCAAAGCGGCAGACGATGAAACGGCCGCTGAGGAGGCGGAAAAGCCCGGCAAAAGCCCCAAGGAGGCCCACTTTTACGAATTCAAGCCGTTCATCGTCAATTTTCCCCCGGGGGGCGGGGCCCGCTATCTGCAGGTCGGTTTCAGCGCGCTGGCCTTCGACGAGGATTCCATTGAGGCGATCCAAAAGCATGCCCCGATGATGCGCAACAATCTGCTGTTATTGCTGGGACGCTACAAGCCCGAGGATCTCAACAGCGCCCAGGGCAAGGAGGCGCTGCGTCAGGGGATCACCGAGGAAATCCAGAAGGTACTCGATCTGCAGAGCGACGGCGGCAAGGTCGAGGGCGTCTTCTTCACCCAATTCGTGATGCAGTAA
- the fliM gene encoding flagellar motor switch protein FliM — MSLDDLLSQDEIDALLHGVDEGEVKTEDEEGNFSPEGVRSYDFTSQDRIVRGRMPTLEMVSERFARYFRISLFNLLRRTAEVTFTGIQVSKFSEFINSLFVPTNLNLIRLKPLRGRALIVMEPTLVFTAVDNYFGGTGQFYNKIEGREFTPTEMRIIQILLEMAFKDLKEAWRPVMDVQFEYLNSEVNPQFANIVSPPEIVVTSTIHIELEGGGGDFHICLPYSMIEPIRELLDSIQSERGDIDDRWQRAMRYEVMETQVEVYGILLEKQLTLEDVLNFEPGDVIPVEIPEQVTLFSEDVPLFHGRVGVSNGNYAVKIQEKVERGPDVTPVTQIIDQIEAEEDADE, encoded by the coding sequence ATGTCACTGGACGATCTGCTTTCCCAGGACGAGATCGACGCCCTGCTTCACGGCGTCGACGAAGGCGAGGTCAAGACCGAGGACGAAGAGGGCAATTTCTCCCCCGAGGGCGTGCGTTCTTACGACTTCACCAGTCAGGACCGCATCGTCCGCGGGCGGATGCCGACCCTGGAGATGGTGAGCGAACGCTTCGCCCGCTATTTCCGCATCAGTCTTTTCAACCTGTTGCGCCGCACCGCCGAGGTCACCTTCACCGGCATCCAGGTGTCGAAGTTCTCCGAATTCATCAACAGCCTGTTCGTTCCCACCAATCTCAACCTGATCCGCCTCAAGCCGTTGCGGGGCAGGGCCCTGATCGTCATGGAACCGACGCTGGTGTTCACCGCGGTGGACAACTATTTCGGCGGCACCGGCCAGTTCTACAACAAGATCGAGGGGCGCGAATTCACCCCCACGGAGATGCGGATCATCCAGATCCTGTTGGAAATGGCTTTCAAGGATCTCAAGGAAGCCTGGCGGCCGGTCATGGATGTGCAGTTCGAGTATCTCAACTCCGAGGTCAACCCTCAGTTCGCCAACATCGTCAGCCCGCCGGAAATCGTCGTCACCTCGACCATTCACATCGAACTGGAAGGCGGGGGCGGGGATTTTCACATCTGCCTGCCGTATTCGATGATCGAGCCGATCCGTGAACTGCTCGATTCCATCCAGAGCGAGCGCGGCGACATCGACGATCGCTGGCAACGGGCCATGCGTTACGAGGTCATGGAAACCCAGGTGGAAGTCTACGGCATCCTGCTGGAAAAACAGCTGACGCTGGAGGACGTGCTGAACTTCGAACCGGGGGATGTGATCCCGGTGGAGATTCCCGAACAGGTGACCCTGTTTTCGGAGGACGTCCCGCTTTTCCATGGCCGGGTCGGGGTTTCCAACGGCAATTACGCGGTCAAGATTCAGGAGAAGGTGGAGCGGGGGCCCGATGTCACCCCGGTGACGCAGATTATCGATCAGATCGAAGCAGAGGAAGACGCCGATGAGTGA
- the fliO gene encoding flagellar biosynthetic protein FliO, translated as MTVSPALAAAPAGGMPPVAAGQWLAGLVVVVLLVFLALWGLKRLTQWQAPAGGKIRLLGGIALGGREKLLVVEVGETQLVLGVAPGRVQTLHVLEGERRLHAGEPATPPFARQLQQVLNKRQTS; from the coding sequence ATGACGGTTTCTCCCGCGCTCGCCGCTGCCCCGGCCGGCGGGATGCCGCCCGTGGCGGCGGGGCAGTGGCTGGCCGGTCTGGTGGTGGTGGTGCTCCTGGTTTTCCTCGCTCTGTGGGGTCTGAAGCGCCTGACCCAGTGGCAGGCGCCGGCCGGCGGGAAAATCCGGCTGCTGGGGGGGATCGCCCTCGGCGGCCGGGAAAAACTGCTGGTGGTGGAGGTGGGGGAGACCCAGTTGGTGCTGGGGGTGGCCCCGGGAAGGGTGCAGACCCTGCACGTTCTGGAAGGGGAACGCCGTCTCCATGCCGGGGAACCGGCCACGCCCCCTTTCGCCAGACAGCTGCAACAGGTTCTGAACAAGCGACAGACGTCATGA
- the fliP gene encoding flagellar type III secretion system pore protein FliP (The bacterial flagellar biogenesis protein FliP forms a type III secretion system (T3SS)-type pore required for flagellar assembly.) → MKRWTITGLLLLLPWAAWAAPGLEAVQVTAAPDGGTRYTISIQVLALMTALTVLPALLLSMTAFTRIMVVLAILRQALGTGQTPNNQILLGVSLLLTLFIMMPVFDKAYKSGVEPYLEEKIEAGVALQRALVPLRKFMLRQTRESDLALFVRLSGREDLESMDDVPLTLLLPAFMTSELKTAFQIGFMLFLPFLVIDLVVASILMSMGMMMLSPVIISLPFKLMLFVLVDGWALVMETLAASFYTV, encoded by the coding sequence ATGAAAAGGTGGACGATCACGGGATTGCTGCTGCTCCTTCCCTGGGCGGCGTGGGCGGCGCCCGGGCTGGAGGCGGTGCAGGTGACCGCCGCGCCGGACGGCGGCACCCGCTACACCATCTCCATCCAGGTGCTGGCGCTGATGACCGCGCTGACGGTGCTGCCGGCGCTGCTGCTGTCCATGACCGCCTTCACCCGCATCATGGTGGTGCTGGCGATCCTGCGCCAGGCCCTGGGCACCGGCCAGACCCCCAACAACCAGATCCTGCTGGGGGTGTCGCTGCTGCTGACCCTGTTCATCATGATGCCGGTGTTCGATAAGGCCTATAAGAGCGGGGTCGAGCCCTACCTGGAGGAGAAGATCGAGGCCGGCGTGGCCCTGCAGCGGGCGCTGGTGCCGCTGCGCAAGTTCATGCTGCGTCAGACCCGCGAGAGCGATCTGGCCCTGTTCGTGCGGCTGTCGGGGCGCGAGGACCTGGAATCGATGGACGACGTTCCCCTGACCCTGCTGCTGCCGGCGTTCATGACCTCGGAGCTGAAGACCGCGTTCCAGATCGGCTTCATGCTGTTCCTGCCGTTTCTGGTCATTGACCTGGTGGTGGCCAGCATTCTCATGTCCATGGGGATGATGATGCTGTCGCCGGTCATCATCTCGCTGCCGTTCAAGCTGATGCTGTTCGTGCTGGTGGACGGCTGGGCCCTGGTGATGGAAACCCTGGCGGCCAGTTTCTACACCGTCTAG
- the fliQ gene encoding flagellar biosynthesis protein FliQ, whose protein sequence is MDSSTVMTLAHDMLWVTLKLGAPILLAVLAVGLVIAMFQAATQINEMTLTFVPKLIVVALVLVLAGHWMLRLLTDYTRALFENIPALIG, encoded by the coding sequence ATGGACAGCAGCACCGTCATGACCCTGGCCCACGACATGCTGTGGGTCACCCTCAAGCTGGGGGCGCCGATCCTGCTGGCGGTGCTGGCGGTCGGTCTGGTGATCGCCATGTTCCAGGCGGCGACCCAGATCAACGAGATGACCCTCACTTTCGTGCCAAAGCTCATCGTCGTGGCGCTGGTGTTGGTGCTGGCCGGCCACTGGATGCTGCGCCTGCTGACCGACTACACCCGGGCGCTGTTCGAGAACATTCCGGCGTTGATCGGCTGA
- the fliR gene encoding flagellar biosynthetic protein FliR, producing MAFTEAQLFDWLARFLWPLIRIGALLAAMPVFNSRSVPMRVRVILAVTVTVAVLPLLPPPPRVELIGLEAVLVAIRETVIGLAIGFVLQVSFAALVFAGQNIAYSMGLGFAAMLDPQLGVQVPIISQVYLLLATLLFLGLDGHLVMIEMIAASFQVLPPGLGAVSRDQLWLLVRWSATVFSAGVLLSLPIVIALLFVNIALGVATRAAPQLNIFSVGFPITLLLGLGLIWLTLPQVLERFAAGLPAAFELVRKLLGV from the coding sequence ATGGCGTTTACGGAAGCCCAACTGTTCGACTGGCTGGCCCGCTTCCTGTGGCCCCTGATCCGCATCGGCGCCCTGCTGGCGGCGATGCCGGTGTTCAACAGCCGTTCGGTGCCGATGCGGGTGCGGGTGATCTTGGCGGTGACCGTGACCGTCGCGGTGCTGCCGCTCCTGCCGCCGCCGCCCCGGGTGGAGCTGATCGGCCTGGAGGCCGTTCTGGTGGCGATCCGGGAAACCGTGATCGGCCTGGCCATCGGCTTCGTCCTCCAGGTGAGCTTCGCCGCCCTGGTGTTCGCCGGTCAGAACATCGCCTACAGCATGGGGCTGGGGTTCGCCGCCATGCTCGATCCCCAGCTCGGGGTCCAGGTGCCGATCATCTCCCAGGTCTATCTGCTGTTGGCGACCCTGCTGTTTCTGGGGCTCGACGGCCATCTGGTGATGATCGAGATGATCGCCGCCAGCTTCCAGGTTCTGCCGCCGGGGCTGGGGGCGGTAAGCCGCGACCAGTTGTGGCTGCTGGTGCGCTGGAGCGCCACCGTGTTCAGCGCTGGAGTGTTGCTGTCGCTGCCCATCGTCATCGCCCTGCTGTTTGTCAACATCGCCCTGGGGGTTGCCACCCGCGCCGCCCCCCAACTCAACATCTTCTCGGTGGGGTTCCCGATCACCCTGCTGTTGGGGCTGGGGCTGATCTGGCTGACCCTGCCGCAGGTCCTGGAGCGTTTCGCCGCCGGGCTGCCGGCCGCTTTCGAACTGGTCCGCAAACTGC